A section of the Oreochromis aureus strain Israel breed Guangdong linkage group 22, ZZ_aureus, whole genome shotgun sequence genome encodes:
- the LOC116320890 gene encoding major histocompatibility complex class I-related gene protein-like isoform X3, with amino-acid sequence MEILLLLFLLLHLCCDLLAVKHSLKYFISGSSGVPNVPEFSGVMVVDGIQTGYCDSSNKTLKPQLDWAKKILQTNPEQLEWYTQKCFEDQPNVFRGHIFRWKRRFNQSGGVHVIQRISGCEWDENTDSVTGVLKYGYNGEGFLEFDLKTLTWIALKPEADMIKLKWDADRTRTMENEDFLTQTCAEWLKMYVDNGKRSLHRTVLPSVSLLQKTPSSPVSCHAAGFYPDRVMMFWRKDGDEIHDGVGKGDILPNDDGTFQINVDLNVSSVKPEDWWRYECVFQLLSGENIIVTKLNETMIRTNWRENIFGTGREKPSDMTVPIIPAVVVLVLIIVAAAAGFAVYKKKKVSERRSTSSPDNNGEQIQLNQVK; translated from the exons atggaaatacttttgttgctgtttttgttgcttCACTTATGTTGTGATTTATTGGCAG TGAAACACTCACTGAAGTATTTCATCAGTGGATCTTCTGGAGTCCCAAATGTTCCAGAGTTTTCTGGTGTAATGGTGGTTGACGGCATTCAGACGGGTTATTGTGACAGCAGCAATAAGACATTAAAACCACAACTGGACTGGGCAAAGAAAATATTACAAACTAATCCTGAGCAGCTGGAGTGGTACACTCAGAAGTGTTTTGAGGATCAGCCAAATGTCTTCAGAGGCCACATTTTTAGATGGAAGCGGCGTTTCAACCAAAGTGGAG GTGTCCACGTCATACAGAGGATAAGTGGATGTGAATGGGATGAAAACACTGACAGTGTGACCGGAGTGTTGAAGTATGGCTATAATGGAGAAGGCTTTCTTGAATTCGACCTGAAGACACTGACGTGGATCGCACTGAAACCAGAGGCTGACATGATCAAACTGAAATGGGATGCTGATCGGACCAGAACAATGGAGAACGAAGACTTTCTCACTCAGACCTGTGCAGAGTGGCTGAAGATGTATGTGGACAATGGGAAAAGATCCCTGCACAGGACAG TTCTTCCCTCAGTGTCGCTCCTCCAGAAAACTCCCTCCTCTCCAGTCAGCTGCCACGCTGCAGGTTTCTATCCTGACAGAGTCATGATGTTCTGGAGAAAAGATGGAGATGAGATTCATGATGGTGTGGGAAAAGGAGATATCCTCCCAAACGATGATGGCACCTTCCAGATTAATGTTGATCTGAATGTTTCATCAGTCAAACCTGAAGACTGGTGGAGATACGAGTGTGTGTTTCAGCTCTTGAGTGGTGAGAACATCATCGTCACTAAACTGAATGAAACAATGATCAGAACCAACTGGAGAGAAAACATATTTGGGACTGGCAGAG AGAAACCCTCTGATATGACAGTTCCCATCATTCCTGCAGTAGTTGTTCTTGTTCTCATCAtcgttgctgctgctgctggatttGCTGtttacaaaaagaagaaag tttcagaGAGGCGATCTACATCAT CTCCTGACAACAATGGTGAACAGATTCAACTGAATCAGGTTAAATAG
- the LOC116320890 gene encoding major histocompatibility complex class I-related gene protein-like isoform X1 → MEILLLLFLLLHLCCDLLAVKHSLKYFISGSSGVPNVPEFSGVMVVDGIQTGYCDSSNKTLKPQLDWAKKILQTNPEQLEWYTQKCFEDQPNVFRGHIFRWKRRFNQSGGVHVIQRISGCEWDENTDSVTGVLKYGYNGEGFLEFDLKTLTWIALKPEADMIKLKWDADRTRTMENEDFLTQTCAEWLKMYVDNGKRSLHRTVLPSVSLLQKTPSSPVSCHAAGFYPDRVMMFWRKDGDEIHDGVGKGDILPNDDGTFQINVDLNVSSVKPEDWWRYECVFQLLSGENIIVTKLNETMIRTNWRENIFGTGREKPSDMTVPIIPAVVVLVLIIVAAAAGFAVYKKKKVSERRSTSCKYDFIVFYLYFPLWSDSLDLKHYSCNQYVFSLALTAPDNNGEQIQLNQVK, encoded by the exons atggaaatacttttgttgctgtttttgttgcttCACTTATGTTGTGATTTATTGGCAG TGAAACACTCACTGAAGTATTTCATCAGTGGATCTTCTGGAGTCCCAAATGTTCCAGAGTTTTCTGGTGTAATGGTGGTTGACGGCATTCAGACGGGTTATTGTGACAGCAGCAATAAGACATTAAAACCACAACTGGACTGGGCAAAGAAAATATTACAAACTAATCCTGAGCAGCTGGAGTGGTACACTCAGAAGTGTTTTGAGGATCAGCCAAATGTCTTCAGAGGCCACATTTTTAGATGGAAGCGGCGTTTCAACCAAAGTGGAG GTGTCCACGTCATACAGAGGATAAGTGGATGTGAATGGGATGAAAACACTGACAGTGTGACCGGAGTGTTGAAGTATGGCTATAATGGAGAAGGCTTTCTTGAATTCGACCTGAAGACACTGACGTGGATCGCACTGAAACCAGAGGCTGACATGATCAAACTGAAATGGGATGCTGATCGGACCAGAACAATGGAGAACGAAGACTTTCTCACTCAGACCTGTGCAGAGTGGCTGAAGATGTATGTGGACAATGGGAAAAGATCCCTGCACAGGACAG TTCTTCCCTCAGTGTCGCTCCTCCAGAAAACTCCCTCCTCTCCAGTCAGCTGCCACGCTGCAGGTTTCTATCCTGACAGAGTCATGATGTTCTGGAGAAAAGATGGAGATGAGATTCATGATGGTGTGGGAAAAGGAGATATCCTCCCAAACGATGATGGCACCTTCCAGATTAATGTTGATCTGAATGTTTCATCAGTCAAACCTGAAGACTGGTGGAGATACGAGTGTGTGTTTCAGCTCTTGAGTGGTGAGAACATCATCGTCACTAAACTGAATGAAACAATGATCAGAACCAACTGGAGAGAAAACATATTTGGGACTGGCAGAG AGAAACCCTCTGATATGACAGTTCCCATCATTCCTGCAGTAGTTGTTCTTGTTCTCATCAtcgttgctgctgctgctggatttGCTGtttacaaaaagaagaaag tttcagaGAGGCGATCTACATCATGTAAGTAcgactttattgttttttatttgtatttcccGCTTTGGTCTGACAGTTTGGATTTAAAACATTATTCGTGTAACCAATATGTTTTTTCGTTGGCTTTAACAGCTCCTGACAACAATGGTGAACAGATTCAACTGAATCAGGTTAAATAG
- the LOC116320890 gene encoding major histocompatibility complex class I-related gene protein-like isoform X2 has protein sequence MEILLLLFLLLHLCCDLLAVKHSLKYFISGSSGVPNVPEFSGVMVVDGIQTGYCDSSNKTLKPQLDWAKKILQTNPEQLEWYTQKCFEDQPNVFRGHIFRWKRRFNQSGGVHVIQRISGCEWDENTDSVTGVLKYGYNGEGFLEFDLKTLTWIALKPEADMIKLKWDADRTRTMENEDFLTQTCAEWLKMYVDNGKRSLHRTVLPSVSLLQKTPSSPVSCHAAGFYPDRVMMFWRKDGDEIHDGVGKGDILPNDDGTFQINVDLNVSSVKPEDWWRYECVFQLLSGENIIVTKLNETMIRTNWRENIFGTGREKPSDMTVPIIPAVVVLVLIIVAAAAGFAVYKKKKGERFRSNSARLSYIISVLPYVLNMVILNLCKRVG, from the exons atggaaatacttttgttgctgtttttgttgcttCACTTATGTTGTGATTTATTGGCAG TGAAACACTCACTGAAGTATTTCATCAGTGGATCTTCTGGAGTCCCAAATGTTCCAGAGTTTTCTGGTGTAATGGTGGTTGACGGCATTCAGACGGGTTATTGTGACAGCAGCAATAAGACATTAAAACCACAACTGGACTGGGCAAAGAAAATATTACAAACTAATCCTGAGCAGCTGGAGTGGTACACTCAGAAGTGTTTTGAGGATCAGCCAAATGTCTTCAGAGGCCACATTTTTAGATGGAAGCGGCGTTTCAACCAAAGTGGAG GTGTCCACGTCATACAGAGGATAAGTGGATGTGAATGGGATGAAAACACTGACAGTGTGACCGGAGTGTTGAAGTATGGCTATAATGGAGAAGGCTTTCTTGAATTCGACCTGAAGACACTGACGTGGATCGCACTGAAACCAGAGGCTGACATGATCAAACTGAAATGGGATGCTGATCGGACCAGAACAATGGAGAACGAAGACTTTCTCACTCAGACCTGTGCAGAGTGGCTGAAGATGTATGTGGACAATGGGAAAAGATCCCTGCACAGGACAG TTCTTCCCTCAGTGTCGCTCCTCCAGAAAACTCCCTCCTCTCCAGTCAGCTGCCACGCTGCAGGTTTCTATCCTGACAGAGTCATGATGTTCTGGAGAAAAGATGGAGATGAGATTCATGATGGTGTGGGAAAAGGAGATATCCTCCCAAACGATGATGGCACCTTCCAGATTAATGTTGATCTGAATGTTTCATCAGTCAAACCTGAAGACTGGTGGAGATACGAGTGTGTGTTTCAGCTCTTGAGTGGTGAGAACATCATCGTCACTAAACTGAATGAAACAATGATCAGAACCAACTGGAGAGAAAACATATTTGGGACTGGCAGAG AGAAACCCTCTGATATGACAGTTCCCATCATTCCTGCAGTAGTTGTTCTTGTTCTCATCAtcgttgctgctgctgctggatttGCTGtttacaaaaagaagaaaggtgAGAGATTCAGAAGCAACAGTGCGAGGCTCAGTTACATTATTTCTGTATTACCCTATGTATTAAACATGGTTATCCTGAATTTATGTAAAAGAGTGGGATAG